From Rickettsiales bacterium, one genomic window encodes:
- a CDS encoding type II secretion system protein — protein sequence MIKKTKNKGFSLLEMSIVVAIIGTTIGFGILSFNQYSRYSKTELTKERMKVILKAINDYADKFNSLPCPANGEQAFNHASFGVGSISVGACTNHNALADNTYFGIVPVNTLNIYPSYALDGWGNRFSYAVKNTALVSGGVTNVASQINLKNYGDSTTFNNVVVIVISHGENGFGAWKGNGGSTKNPTSANAREARNSSVSADGFHTSLPIVGFDDIIYFLTSIQITDEAFE from the coding sequence ATGATTAAAAAAACTAAAAATAAAGGTTTTTCATTATTAGAAATGTCAATTGTCGTTGCCATTATTGGAACAACTATAGGCTTTGGAATTTTAAGCTTTAACCAATATTCAAGATATTCTAAAACTGAATTAACAAAGGAAAGAATGAAGGTAATTCTCAAGGCTATAAATGATTATGCTGATAAATTTAATTCCCTACCCTGCCCTGCTAATGGCGAGCAAGCTTTCAACCACGCCTCATTTGGAGTTGGTTCAATTTCTGTCGGAGCTTGCACAAATCATAATGCTTTAGCTGATAATACTTATTTTGGAATTGTTCCAGTAAATACATTAAATATTTATCCTTCTTATGCATTAGATGGCTGGGGTAATAGATTTTCTTATGCAGTTAAAAATACTGCATTAGTTTCGGGTGGTGTTACAAATGTTGCGTCTCAAATAAACTTAAAAAATTATGGAGATTCAACTACATTTAATAATGTTGTGGTAATAGTGATAAGCCACGGAGAAAACGGCTTTGGTGCTTGGAAAGGCAATGGTGGCAGCACAAAAAATCCAACAAGTGCCAATGCAAGAGAGGCACGAAATAGCAGTGTTAGTGCAGATGGCTTTCATACATCTTTACCAATTGTTGGTTTTGATGATATAATATACTTTTTAACAAGCATACAAATTACTGATGAAGCTTTTGAATAA
- a CDS encoding TlpA disulfide reductase family protein — protein MKFWVKFLVLIIVFFSFDSYSQNNKDYLNASLKINGEQHNLSEFQGKFILLQFWATWCPYCERQMPELVKIQQRYKDNPNLVILPVSIDEGGEEIVKNFYKSRNYNIFPVVLDENKNLYRIFNLRGVPTSVLISDSGEIIDVFNSVSQIDLALFDKILKN, from the coding sequence ATGAAATTTTGGGTAAAATTCTTAGTTTTAATTATAGTTTTTTTCTCTTTTGATTCATATTCGCAGAATAATAAAGATTATCTTAATGCTTCGCTAAAAATTAATGGTGAACAACATAATTTATCTGAATTTCAGGGGAAATTTATTTTACTGCAATTCTGGGCAACATGGTGCCCATATTGTGAAAGACAAATGCCAGAGCTTGTTAAAATCCAGCAGAGATACAAAGATAATCCAAACCTTGTAATTCTTCCAGTTTCCATTGATGAAGGCGGAGAAGAAATTGTTAAAAACTTTTACAAATCTAGAAATTATAATATTTTCCCTGTTGTTTTAGATGAGAATAAAAATCTATACAGAATTTTTAATTTAAGGGGCGTTCCAACCTCAGTTTTAATTTCTGATAGTGGGGAAATAATTGATGTATTTAATTCAGTTTCTCAAATTGATTTAGCATTATTTGATAAAATTCTAAAAAATTAA
- a CDS encoding DUF1476 domain-containing protein has translation MSEIDNRKKAFENKFAHDEELKFKIASRRRKMLGLWASEIMGLEDDKSLEYAMTIVNYGLDNKDSGAVIKKILNDITSKGVAITEQQVRLKNDEFEELATRQITS, from the coding sequence ATGTCTGAGATTGATAATAGAAAGAAAGCCTTTGAAAACAAATTCGCTCATGATGAGGAGTTAAAATTCAAAATCGCCTCAAGAAGAAGGAAAATGCTTGGCCTTTGGGCTAGCGAGATAATGGGGTTGGAAGATGATAAATCGCTGGAATATGCAATGACTATCGTAAATTATGGCCTTGATAATAAGGATTCCGGTGCAGTAATTAAAAAGATACTTAATGATATTACATCTAAAGGCGTTGCAATTACTGAGCAACAAGTTCGCCTAAAAAATGACGAATTTGAAGAATTAGCAACAAGGCAAATTACTAGTTAG
- the purC gene encoding phosphoribosylaminoimidazolesuccinocarboxamide synthase — translation MAKNKVSKKLLYEGKAKILYEGPETGTLIQYFKDDTSAFNGEKLEVLSGKGVINNRISEYLFQKLEDIGIHTHFIKRLNMREQLIKACEMIPIEIIVRNVTAGSLSKRFALDVGMNLFHPMVEMCLKSDKLGDPFITDEHINVFGWALPEEVEAMKGISLRINDFLCGIFHAVGVKLVDIKLEFGRVFDEEGNVYLLLADEISPDSCRLWDIETGNILDKDRFRKNMGGVLEAYREVAKRLGVLKGIEDENVVSFETKPTTKDKTKK, via the coding sequence ATGGCAAAAAATAAAGTTAGCAAAAAATTACTCTATGAGGGCAAAGCAAAAATTTTATATGAAGGCCCTGAAACTGGAACGCTAATTCAATATTTCAAAGATGACACAAGTGCTTTTAATGGCGAAAAGCTTGAGGTTCTTTCTGGTAAAGGCGTTATAAATAATAGAATTTCTGAGTATTTATTTCAAAAACTTGAAGATATTGGCATTCATACGCATTTCATTAAACGATTAAATATGCGTGAGCAGCTTATAAAAGCCTGTGAAATGATTCCAATTGAAATTATAGTTCGCAATGTTACTGCTGGCAGTTTATCTAAAAGATTCGCATTAGATGTTGGTATGAATTTATTTCACCCGATGGTTGAAATGTGCCTAAAAAGCGATAAACTTGGTGATCCTTTTATCACCGATGAACATATTAATGTTTTCGGCTGGGCATTACCTGAGGAAGTTGAGGCAATGAAAGGAATTTCCCTTCGCATTAATGATTTTTTATGCGGTATCTTCCACGCGGTTGGTGTTAAGTTGGTTGATATTAAACTTGAATTCGGCAGAGTTTTTGATGAAGAGGGTAATGTTTATCTTTTGCTCGCTGATGAAATTAGCCCAGATTCTTGCAGGTTATGGGATATTGAAACAGGTAACATCTTGGATAAAGATAGATTCAGAAAAAATATGGGTGGAGTTCTTGAGGCTTACAGAGAAGTTGCAAAACGTCTTGGTGTTCTTAAAGGAATCGAAGATGAAAATGTAGTTTCTTTTGAAACCAAGCCAACAACTAAAGATAAAACAAAGAAATAA